In Pseudomonas lalkuanensis, the following are encoded in one genomic region:
- a CDS encoding amino acid ABC transporter permease, which translates to MTTHVFKPDQPPPRLSVGVLGWLRANLFSNWFNTLLTLFAIYLVWLVLPPLIKWAFLQADWNGSTRADCTSEGACWVFIKMRFSQFMYGFYPEALRWRVDLAVWIAIIGAAPLFIPRFSHKAVYGLSFLVIYPILAYWLLHGGFLGMSTVSSSQWGGLMLTLVIASVGIVGALPLGILLALGRRSNMPAIKVICVTFIEFWRGVPLITVLFMSSVMLPLFLPEGLSFDKLLRALIGVIMFQSAYIAEVVRGGLQAIPKGQYEAAAAMGLGYWRMMGLVILPQALKLVIPGIVNTFIALFKDTSLVIIIGLFDLLNSIKQATTDPAWLGMATEGYVFAALVFWIFCFGMSRYSMSLERKLDTSHKR; encoded by the coding sequence ATGACGACACACGTATTCAAGCCCGACCAGCCGCCACCCCGGTTGAGCGTCGGTGTACTGGGCTGGCTGCGCGCCAACCTCTTCTCGAACTGGTTCAACACCCTGCTGACCCTGTTCGCCATCTACCTGGTGTGGCTGGTCCTGCCGCCGCTGATCAAGTGGGCCTTCCTGCAGGCCGACTGGAACGGCAGCACCCGCGCCGACTGCACCAGCGAAGGCGCCTGCTGGGTCTTCATCAAGATGCGCTTCTCGCAGTTCATGTACGGTTTCTACCCCGAAGCCCTGCGCTGGCGAGTGGACCTGGCAGTATGGATCGCCATCATCGGCGCTGCGCCGCTGTTCATCCCGCGCTTTTCGCACAAGGCGGTGTACGGCCTGAGCTTCCTGGTGATCTACCCGATCCTGGCCTACTGGCTGCTGCACGGCGGCTTCCTTGGCATGAGCACCGTGTCCAGCAGCCAATGGGGCGGCCTGATGCTGACCCTGGTGATTGCCTCGGTGGGTATCGTCGGCGCGCTGCCGCTGGGCATCCTGCTGGCCCTGGGACGGCGTTCGAACATGCCGGCGATCAAGGTCATCTGCGTGACCTTCATCGAGTTCTGGCGTGGTGTTCCGCTGATCACCGTGCTGTTCATGTCATCGGTGATGCTGCCGCTGTTCCTGCCTGAAGGCCTGTCCTTCGACAAGCTGCTGCGGGCGCTGATCGGCGTGATCATGTTCCAGTCGGCCTATATCGCCGAAGTGGTGCGTGGCGGCCTGCAGGCCATCCCCAAGGGCCAGTACGAAGCCGCTGCGGCGATGGGCCTGGGGTACTGGCGAATGATGGGCCTGGTGATCCTGCCGCAAGCCCTGAAGCTGGTGATCCCCGGCATCGTCAACACTTTCATCGCGCTGTTCAAGGACACCAGCCTGGTGATCATCATCGGCCTGTTCGACCTGCTCAACAGCATCAAGCAAGCCACCACCGACCCGGCCTGGCTGGGCATGGCTACCGAAGGCTACGTCTTCGCCGCCCTGGTGTTCTGGATCTTCTGTTTCGGCATGTCCCGCTACTCCATGAGCCTGGAGCGCAAGCTGGACACCAGCCACAAGCGTTAG